Proteins encoded by one window of Mycolicibacterium sp. ND9-15:
- a CDS encoding ArsR/SmtB family transcription factor, which produces MEPQPLYRLKGEFFKTLGHPARVRIMELLAERDRGVGELLGEVGLEASNLSQQLGVLRRSGVVTARKEGTNVIYSIASPDIAELLAVARKVLTTVLADRVAALEDLRGEQ; this is translated from the coding sequence GTGGAACCGCAGCCGCTGTACCGGCTCAAGGGTGAGTTCTTCAAGACGCTCGGCCACCCGGCCCGAGTGAGGATCATGGAGCTGTTGGCCGAGCGTGACCGGGGTGTGGGGGAACTGCTCGGTGAGGTCGGACTGGAAGCGTCGAACCTGTCTCAGCAGTTGGGTGTGCTGCGCCGCTCAGGAGTCGTGACCGCGCGCAAGGAAGGCACCAACGTCATCTACTCCATCGCCTCACCGGATATCGCCGAGTTGCTGGCGGTGGCCCGCAAGGTGTTGACGACCGTGCTCGCCGATCGCGTCGCCGCGCTCGAAGACCTGCGCGGTGAGCAATGA
- a CDS encoding polysaccharide deacetylase family protein, translating to MIDRYRTGRVGLEFNRRNFIVALSIATVGAVGLSRCATGEQSRVAGAAASQPAAATSAGLLPPPPKSARIALPGGGVLSSLPGSGDLLALTVDDGVSSGVVRAYTQFAKDTGVRLTYFVNGVYRSWTDHVQLLRPMVDDGQIQLANHTWSHPDLTKLPLVDVAEQFRRNHDFLWKTYGVDARPYFRPPYGARNPHVDKLSGDLGYVIDTLWSGTLEDHVQVPAGEIVKMADRYFTAQAIVIGHLNHTPVTEVYGQLVDIIRARRLRTVTLDDVFLKP from the coding sequence GTGATCGACCGCTACCGAACCGGGCGCGTCGGGTTGGAGTTCAACCGGCGCAACTTCATCGTTGCCCTGTCCATCGCGACCGTGGGCGCCGTGGGGCTGAGTCGGTGCGCCACCGGCGAGCAATCGCGAGTGGCGGGCGCAGCGGCGTCGCAACCGGCGGCGGCGACGTCGGCCGGGCTGTTGCCCCCGCCACCGAAATCGGCCCGGATCGCCCTGCCGGGTGGCGGCGTGCTGAGCAGTCTGCCCGGAAGCGGGGATCTGTTGGCGTTGACCGTCGACGACGGAGTGAGCAGCGGCGTCGTGCGCGCCTACACGCAGTTCGCCAAGGACACCGGGGTACGGCTGACCTACTTCGTCAACGGCGTCTACCGCTCCTGGACCGATCACGTTCAACTGCTGCGGCCGATGGTCGACGACGGCCAGATTCAGCTGGCCAACCACACCTGGTCACACCCCGACCTCACCAAGCTGCCACTCGTCGACGTCGCCGAGCAGTTTCGGCGCAACCACGACTTCCTCTGGAAGACATACGGAGTCGACGCGCGTCCCTACTTCCGGCCGCCCTACGGTGCGCGTAACCCGCACGTCGACAAGCTCTCTGGCGATCTGGGCTACGTCATCGACACGTTGTGGTCGGGCACGCTCGAGGATCACGTCCAGGTTCCCGCCGGCGAGATCGTCAAGATGGCCGACAGGTATTTCACCGCCCAGGCCATCGTGATCGGGCATCTCAACCACACGCCCGTCACCGAGGTGTACGGCCAACTGGTCGACATCATCCGCGCCCGCCGGCTACGCACCGTGACGCTGGACGATGTGTTCCTCAAGCCGTGA
- a CDS encoding potassium/proton antiporter, whose translation MTLQQLYLVLLIAGVVLLGSIVATRAASRVGLPSLLLFLGVGVIVGEDGLGLQFDNYLLADHLGTVALAIILVEGGLTTRFSDVRRVLAPAGVLATLGVAVSTLVTAAGAHLLLGIDWQLSLLLGAVVSSTDAAAVFSVLRVVPLPRRVAGLLEAESGFNDAPAVILVLMFSVAPLELSPVHAITEVVYELVIGAAIGLGVGFLGSIALRHIALPASGLYPLAAFGLGMVAFAAGGTAHASGFLAAYLAAVVLANSGLPHRSATRSFAEGLGWLAQIGLFVLLGLLVDPSDLAAEVVPGIVTGLVLLLVARPLSVVVSLIWFRIPWREQLFVSWAGLRGAVPIVLATFPIVGGVPDSIRILNIVFTLVVVFTLVQGPSLRPLAHRLGLIPKEATREIQVESAPLDVLDAELLTMTVQAPSQLHNVTVMELRLPDPSVITLIIRNGRTFVPQPETRIAIGDELLIVTTAKTRAAAERRLRAVSRRGKLAYWFDEYGETE comes from the coding sequence ATGACCCTGCAGCAGTTGTACCTTGTGCTGCTCATTGCTGGGGTGGTGCTGCTGGGGAGCATCGTCGCCACCAGGGCGGCCAGTCGTGTCGGCCTGCCCAGCCTGCTGCTGTTTCTCGGCGTCGGCGTCATCGTCGGGGAGGACGGCCTCGGGCTGCAGTTCGACAACTATCTGCTCGCCGACCACTTGGGCACGGTTGCCCTGGCCATCATCCTGGTCGAGGGCGGTCTGACGACACGGTTCTCCGACGTGCGGCGAGTGCTGGCCCCGGCGGGCGTACTCGCCACCCTCGGTGTCGCGGTCAGCACACTCGTGACCGCCGCCGGCGCTCACCTGCTGCTGGGAATCGACTGGCAGTTGTCACTGCTGCTCGGCGCCGTGGTCTCCAGCACCGACGCAGCGGCCGTGTTCTCGGTGCTGCGCGTGGTCCCCCTGCCGCGCCGGGTGGCGGGCCTGCTCGAAGCCGAATCCGGCTTCAACGACGCCCCGGCCGTCATCCTCGTGTTGATGTTCAGCGTGGCGCCGCTCGAGTTGTCACCCGTGCACGCAATCACTGAAGTGGTCTACGAGCTGGTCATCGGCGCGGCGATCGGATTGGGAGTCGGGTTTCTGGGCTCGATAGCGCTGCGCCACATCGCTCTTCCGGCGTCCGGTTTGTACCCGCTGGCTGCGTTCGGGCTCGGCATGGTCGCGTTCGCCGCCGGAGGCACCGCGCACGCCAGCGGATTTCTCGCCGCCTACCTGGCCGCGGTGGTGCTCGCCAATTCCGGCCTGCCGCACCGCTCGGCCACGCGCTCGTTCGCCGAAGGTCTCGGCTGGCTCGCACAGATCGGCCTGTTCGTCCTCCTCGGGCTGCTCGTCGACCCCAGCGATCTCGCCGCGGAAGTGGTGCCCGGCATCGTGACCGGCCTGGTGTTGCTGCTCGTCGCCAGGCCGCTGTCCGTCGTGGTCTCGCTGATCTGGTTCCGGATCCCTTGGCGCGAGCAGCTTTTCGTCTCCTGGGCCGGCCTACGCGGCGCGGTCCCGATCGTGCTGGCGACGTTTCCGATCGTAGGCGGCGTACCCGACAGCATCCGCATCCTCAACATCGTGTTCACCCTCGTGGTGGTGTTCACCCTCGTGCAGGGGCCGAGCTTGCGCCCGCTCGCGCACCGGTTGGGCCTCATCCCGAAGGAGGCGACTCGCGAGATCCAGGTGGAGTCCGCTCCCCTCGACGTGCTCGATGCCGAACTGCTGACGATGACCGTGCAGGCGCCGTCGCAGTTGCACAACGTCACCGTCATGGAACTGCGGCTGCCGGACCCGAGCGTGATCACCCTGATCATCCGTAACGGCCGTACCTTCGTTCCGCAGCCGGAGACCCGCATCGCGATCGGCGACGAACTGCTCATCGTCACCACCGCCAAGACGCGTGCGGCGGCCGAGCGCCGGTTGCGGGCGGTGAGTCGCAGGGGCAAGCTGGCCTACTGGTTCGACGAATACGGCGAAACCGAATAG
- a CDS encoding potassium channel family protein has product MRVGIAGAGAVGRSVAKELLDYGHKVLLIESDVRHYEPSTVPEAEWLLADACELSSLEESGLQMCDVVIAATGDDKVNLAAALLAKTEFGVARVVARVNDLRNEWLFTEAWGVDVAVSAPSALVAAIEGAIDIGHVVRLMQLRRGQVSLAKLTLPEGDPLVGQRMRDLPLLENTALAIIIRDSGIVLPQPDDVLEAGDEMLFLAGGFGHGEVQGLVQGATRRLDQVYPAT; this is encoded by the coding sequence ATGCGGGTCGGGATCGCCGGCGCCGGCGCCGTCGGACGGTCGGTCGCAAAGGAACTGCTCGACTACGGCCACAAGGTCCTGCTCATCGAAAGCGACGTCCGCCACTACGAGCCGAGTACGGTTCCCGAGGCGGAATGGCTGCTGGCCGATGCCTGTGAGCTGTCCTCGCTCGAGGAATCCGGGCTGCAGATGTGCGACGTGGTGATCGCCGCCACCGGCGACGACAAGGTGAATCTGGCGGCCGCCCTGCTGGCGAAGACGGAGTTCGGCGTCGCCCGCGTGGTGGCCAGGGTCAACGATCTCCGCAACGAGTGGTTGTTCACCGAGGCGTGGGGTGTCGACGTCGCGGTTTCCGCGCCGAGCGCGCTTGTCGCAGCGATCGAGGGCGCCATCGACATCGGCCACGTGGTGCGCCTGATGCAGTTGCGTCGCGGCCAGGTGAGTCTGGCCAAACTGACTCTCCCCGAAGGGGATCCGCTAGTGGGCCAGCGGATGCGTGATCTTCCCCTGCTGGAGAACACCGCGCTGGCGATCATCATCCGGGACAGTGGGATCGTGCTGCCGCAGCCCGACGACGTGCTGGAGGCGGGCGACGAGATGTTGTTCCTCGCCGGCGGGTTCGGCCACGGCGAGGTCCAGGGCCTCGTACAGGGGGCCACCCGACGGCTCGATCAGGTATACCCCGCCACCTGA
- a CDS encoding proton-conducting transporter transmembrane domain-containing protein, whose product MSHNAFGTALGLTTSAVGVVGVWLGLLGMFGAPRAVSIGWLLPLSGVQLHLDPLGGFFMALIGAVAVPVGVYAIGYSHHLSRAAATMLPVFVAAMLLVPAAASVTTFLFAWELMAVASLVLVAAEHARPEVRSAALVYAAMTQLGFVAILVGLMVLSAAGGSDRFADLTYLADGARTAVFLLTFAGFGSKAGLVPLHAWLPRAHPEAPSPVSALMSAAMVNLGVYGIVRIDLQLLGVGPRWWGLLMMGVGAVSALYGVLQATVATDLKRLLAYSTTENMGLITLALGAATLFADAGAAGPATIAMAAAALHLIAHAAFKSLGFMAAGSVLAATGLRDLDRLGGLARRMPATTALFAVAALGAAGLPLGAGFVSEWLLLQSLIHASGHDAVMSLTGPLAVGAVALAMGLGVAAMVKAFGIGFLARPRTQPASAATESPRSMVAGMTIAALGCVLVAVVPALVAPALQRVLDTVPAARGVGFTDFGTVIRLPGVPSSIAPGLIAAALVVAMLAVVVAGQWRARARPAAVTRPLWACGAEELTPRMQYTATSFAEPLQRVFDDVLRPDTDVEVTPTAESRYMADRVTYRNRIGDAIEERLYTPVVRAVAAAANAVRRAHTGSVHLYLTYGAIGVLVILVVAK is encoded by the coding sequence CTGTCTCACAACGCTTTCGGTACTGCTCTGGGGCTGACCACCTCGGCTGTCGGTGTCGTCGGGGTGTGGCTTGGCCTTCTCGGAATGTTCGGCGCCCCCCGGGCCGTGAGCATCGGTTGGTTGTTACCCCTGTCGGGTGTGCAGCTGCATCTCGACCCGCTCGGCGGCTTCTTCATGGCGCTGATTGGGGCGGTCGCGGTGCCGGTCGGTGTGTACGCGATTGGTTACTCCCACCATCTGAGCCGGGCCGCGGCAACCATGTTGCCGGTGTTCGTGGCCGCCATGCTGTTGGTCCCGGCTGCGGCGTCGGTGACGACGTTCCTGTTCGCGTGGGAGCTGATGGCCGTCGCCTCACTGGTGCTGGTGGCGGCCGAGCACGCGCGGCCCGAAGTGCGCTCGGCGGCACTGGTCTATGCGGCGATGACCCAACTCGGTTTCGTCGCCATTCTCGTCGGCCTGATGGTGTTGTCCGCCGCGGGTGGCTCCGACCGCTTCGCCGACCTGACCTACCTGGCCGACGGCGCACGGACAGCGGTGTTCTTGCTGACCTTCGCCGGCTTCGGCTCAAAGGCGGGCCTGGTGCCGCTGCACGCCTGGCTGCCGCGAGCGCATCCCGAGGCGCCCAGCCCGGTGTCAGCGTTGATGAGCGCAGCGATGGTGAACCTCGGTGTCTACGGGATCGTCCGGATCGACCTGCAGCTGCTGGGTGTCGGCCCACGCTGGTGGGGGCTGCTGATGATGGGCGTCGGCGCGGTGTCCGCCCTCTACGGAGTGCTCCAGGCCACCGTCGCGACGGATCTCAAACGGCTGCTTGCCTATTCCACTACCGAGAATATGGGACTGATCACTCTTGCGCTCGGCGCGGCGACGCTGTTCGCCGACGCCGGGGCCGCTGGCCCCGCAACGATCGCGATGGCCGCCGCGGCCCTTCACCTGATCGCGCATGCGGCGTTCAAGTCACTCGGCTTCATGGCAGCGGGTTCGGTGCTGGCAGCGACGGGCCTGCGGGATCTTGACCGACTCGGCGGCCTGGCGCGGCGAATGCCGGCGACCACTGCGCTGTTCGCCGTGGCGGCCCTGGGCGCGGCCGGGCTGCCGCTCGGGGCGGGCTTCGTCAGCGAGTGGCTGCTGCTGCAGTCGCTGATCCACGCCTCCGGCCACGACGCGGTGATGTCGTTGACGGGTCCGCTCGCGGTCGGCGCCGTCGCGTTGGCTATGGGGCTCGGGGTGGCCGCGATGGTCAAGGCCTTCGGCATCGGGTTCCTGGCCCGGCCGCGAACCCAACCTGCCTCGGCCGCAACGGAATCCCCGCGGTCGATGGTGGCTGGTATGACCATCGCGGCCCTGGGCTGCGTGCTGGTTGCGGTGGTGCCGGCGCTGGTGGCGCCCGCGCTGCAGCGGGTGCTCGACACCGTGCCGGCTGCGCGGGGCGTGGGCTTCACCGACTTCGGCACCGTGATACGGCTGCCCGGCGTGCCGAGCTCGATCGCGCCAGGCCTGATCGCGGCGGCGCTGGTGGTCGCGATGTTGGCCGTCGTGGTGGCGGGCCAATGGCGTGCACGCGCCCGCCCTGCCGCCGTGACCAGGCCGTTGTGGGCGTGTGGCGCGGAGGAGTTGACGCCCCGGATGCAGTACACCGCGACGTCGTTCGCCGAACCGCTGCAGCGGGTATTCGATGACGTTCTTCGGCCCGACACCGACGTCGAGGTCACCCCGACCGCCGAATCGCGGTACATGGCGGACCGTGTCACGTATCGGAACCGGATCGGCGACGCCATCGAGGAGCGGTTGTACACGCCGGTCGTGCGGGCGGTGGCGGCCGCAGCGAATGCGGTGCGCCGGGCCCACACCGGCAGCGTCCACCTCTACCTGACATACGGCGCCATCGGG
- a CDS encoding NADH-quinone oxidoreductase subunit B family protein: MSWLGKILRTGRIVERGGPPPPATVEPPAGVRGSLQIRHVDAGSCNGCEVEIGGAFGPVYDAEQYGARLVASPRHADALLVTGVVTRNMADPLRNTVAATPEPRLVIACGDCALHRGVFADAYGVVGAVGEVVPVDVEIPGCPPSPDQIVAALRSVTGK; this comes from the coding sequence ATGAGCTGGCTCGGCAAGATCTTGCGGACCGGGCGGATCGTCGAGCGGGGCGGCCCGCCACCGCCGGCGACGGTGGAGCCGCCGGCGGGCGTGCGTGGTTCGCTGCAGATCCGCCATGTCGACGCCGGCTCGTGCAATGGGTGTGAGGTAGAGATCGGCGGTGCGTTCGGTCCGGTCTATGACGCCGAGCAGTACGGCGCCCGACTGGTCGCCTCGCCCCGTCACGCGGATGCCCTGCTGGTCACCGGCGTCGTCACCCGCAACATGGCCGACCCGCTGCGAAATACCGTCGCGGCAACACCGGAGCCGCGCCTCGTGATCGCGTGCGGAGACTGTGCGCTGCATCGTGGCGTGTTCGCGGACGCCTACGGCGTGGTCGGCGCGGTGGGCGAGGTGGTGCCCGTTGACGTCGAGATACCGGGCTGCCCGCCGAGCCCGGACCAGATCGTCGCCGCGTTGCGGTCGGTGACCGGCAAGTGA